The Urbifossiella limnaea nucleotide sequence GAGTTCGCGCACGACGAGCCACACGGCGACACCGGCCAGCGGCAGGGTGGCGAGGTTCCACGCGAAGTGCGCGTCGGCCGGGGCGAGCGGCGCGAGCGGCAGCACCAGCAGCACCGACGCCGGCGGGTGCGCGTTGACGGCGAGGAACTCGTCGCGCGGGTCGGGGATGAGGCCAGTGTGCCGGAACAGGGCGGCGCGGAGGTCGCCGTACACCGGCAGGCCGGCGGCGTGGTCGCGGGCCGACAGCCAGTCCTGCACGAAGTCGCCGACGAACCCCGGCGGCGGGCGCACGACGGCGAGGTACGCCGGCCCGTACAGCAGCGCCGCGAGCGCGGCGGCCACGACCCAGAGCACAGTCCGGCGGGGCGACGTGGGCATGAGCGGCGGCTACGGTTGATAGGCCGTGGGGTCGGGGACGCCGGCCTCGGCGAAGCCCTTGCGGCGGAGCTGGCACGAGTCGCACCGGCCGCACGCCCGGCCGGCGGCGTCGGGGTCGTAGCAGCTGAGCGTGCCGGCGTAGTCCACGCCGAGCCGCACGCCCTCGCGGATGATTTCGGCCTTCGTCAGCTTCAGCAGCGGGGCATGGACGCGGAACCGACCCGCGCCCTCGGTGCCGGCCTTCGTCGCGAGGTTCGCCATGCCCTCGAACGCCGCCAGGAACTCCGGCCGACAGTCGGGATAGCCCGAGTTGTGGGCCAGCACGCCGTCGGCGACGAACGTCTCGGCCCCTGCCACCGACAGGTCGTACATGTGCTCGACCGGCGGTAGTTCCCGCACCGCGGCGACCTGGCAGAATGCCAGCGGCGAACGAACCAGCGCGGCCAGCGCGGGCACGTCTGCGAACGCCGCCCGCTGCGCCCGCACTCCGGGGTCATACTTCCCACCGCGGTTGTAGACCGCCGTCTTGCCGCCCGCGGGGAGCGCGGCCGCGGCCACCGCCCGCCACAGGCCGGAGCACTTCCACAGGCCGGTCGCCTTGTCCCGTGCCGTCCGTGCCGCCGCGGCGGCGTAGTCTGCCCGCTTGTCCGGGTGCGCCAATGGGTACAACTCGACGAACCGGGCGAAGTCCCGGCTGCGGCCGAGGTAGAGCAACTTCTGCGCGTTCGGCCCGCGCTTCACGTTCGGGAAGATGCCGTCGAGGAGCAGGACGTGGTACAGGTCGTCGATCAGCGCGTGTGACTTCTGAGCCAGGACCGTCCGGCCCTTGAACACCCGGCTGCCGTCGCCGTCCCACAGCCCGGCCACAACGAGCCGCCGCTGCCGCTGCGACAGCCTCCAGAAGAACGTCGGAAACCGCTTCCGACCGGCCTTCGCCGTCCCGAACAGGCCGAGATGCCAGAACAGCGTGGCGAACACGGACGATGCCACCTGAAAGTCGAAGCGGTTCGCCGGCGACGGGCGGACGTTCACCCCGTACCGGGCAAAATACGCCGTCAGCCGTTCGGCCGCGCCGGGGATGCCGCCCACGGAGAAACTC carries:
- a CDS encoding 7-cyano-7-deazaguanine synthase, which encodes MPIREAHALPPREYETIAVDPASLRLGWFPVTARARHWTATRRAFEVRLDRGQTVTVSEDHSLFTLDPDTAAVVPVRGDSITPGMPLVVPYDLSIAADAWAADLAELNISELPAACATRFARPSIVRDGDFVTNRLRKTQLPVRFPVDDEFLYVVGLWLAEGGKEPASRRPVLSFSVGGIPGAAERLTAYFARYGVNVRPSPANRFDFQVASSVFATLFWHLGLFGTAKAGRKRFPTFFWRLSQRQRRLVVAGLWDGDGSRVFKGRTVLAQKSHALIDDLYHVLLLDGIFPNVKRGPNAQKLLYLGRSRDFARFVELYPLAHPDKRADYAAAAARTARDKATGLWKCSGLWRAVAAAALPAGGKTAVYNRGGKYDPGVRAQRAAFADVPALAALVRSPLAFCQVAAVRELPPVEHMYDLSVAGAETFVADGVLAHNSGYPDCRPEFLAAFEGMANLATKAGTEGAGRFRVHAPLLKLTKAEIIREGVRLGVDYAGTLSCYDPDAAGRACGRCDSCQLRRKGFAEAGVPDPTAYQP